A single region of the Nocardioides sp. W7 genome encodes:
- a CDS encoding NAD-dependent epimerase/dehydratase family protein gives MRALVTGVAGFVGSHLAERLLIDGHEVVGIDSFTDYYDNALKAANLAQVQVHGDRFTFVEGDLNTADLELILRNVTHVFHQAGQPGVRLSWGKDFAAYIDANIAATQRLLEAARTAPRLERLVYASSSSVYGDAETYPTLETDRPMPRSPYGVTKLAAEHLCVLYAKNFGVPTVSLRYFTVYGPRQRPDMAFTRFLRAAVTGGIITIYGDGEQVRDFTYVADIVDANVRAATADGVPPGAVYNVAGGSSVTVNEVLAIIKELSGHELNVERTDAVDGDVRRTGGSTEAFEAATGWKSAVSLEAGLANHLTWTLEQVQG, from the coding sequence GTGAGAGCACTGGTCACCGGTGTCGCCGGATTCGTCGGCAGTCACCTGGCAGAGAGGCTGCTCATCGACGGCCACGAGGTTGTCGGGATAGACAGCTTCACCGACTACTACGACAACGCCCTGAAGGCGGCGAACCTTGCTCAGGTCCAGGTTCATGGTGACCGGTTCACGTTTGTCGAGGGCGACCTCAACACTGCCGATCTGGAACTGATCCTGAGAAATGTGACCCATGTCTTCCATCAGGCGGGCCAGCCTGGGGTCCGGCTTTCCTGGGGCAAGGACTTCGCGGCATACATCGATGCAAACATCGCGGCCACCCAGCGCCTGTTGGAGGCTGCTCGAACTGCGCCTCGACTCGAGCGGCTCGTGTATGCCTCGTCCTCATCCGTCTACGGCGACGCCGAGACGTACCCCACCCTCGAGACCGACCGGCCGATGCCCCGCAGCCCGTACGGCGTCACCAAATTGGCCGCCGAGCACCTGTGCGTGCTGTATGCAAAGAACTTCGGGGTGCCGACGGTGTCCCTGCGCTACTTCACCGTCTACGGGCCGCGACAGCGGCCGGACATGGCTTTCACCCGGTTCCTCCGGGCAGCAGTCACCGGCGGCATCATCACGATCTACGGCGACGGCGAGCAGGTGCGCGACTTCACGTATGTCGCCGACATCGTCGACGCGAACGTGCGGGCGGCCACCGCCGACGGGGTTCCGCCAGGTGCTGTGTACAACGTGGCAGGCGGCTCTTCCGTCACCGTGAATGAGGTGCTCGCCATCATCAAGGAGCTCTCCGGACACGAGCTGAATGTGGAACGAACGGACGCTGTGGACGGCGACGTACGCCGAACCGGAGGATCAACCGAGGCATTCGAGGCAGCCACCGGGTGGAAGAGCGCCGTCTCGCTCGAAGCCGGCCTTGCGAATCACCTCACGTGGACCCTCGAGCAAGTCCAAGGATGA
- a CDS encoding glycosyltransferase, protein MSHAIRFDTVPLLVDRLIVHQFDAARPSPGGIDSCLRGICRYAPEGMSIAIVGVDTGGGPEGRALGRWEKHRFDDREIWFLPVASLDPGNQRRRVPHAARLVAGMLRYRRRLPKSIWTQAHRMDTGVAVRLIFRRKFAYFIHTQESGLTGQTSDSVWRRLGSIHHRLERGNVKHADDVVVFNEEFASSLTAEYPQARFSPTWYDPAILGSGPREPFSIVWVGRLEVPKDPMLAVETMRQLVELDPRRPWRLSLLGDGTEMENLRQLAAKLGESAPFELLGRVAPEDVMDRLSKASLFLMTSHPGYEGYPRVLVEALASGLPAVVTAGSDTGSLIDDGVNGFVTSRDPKEIASRLVRAHDLHSDAARNTAESLAAPAVIARIYTSGHVS, encoded by the coding sequence TTGAGTCACGCCATCCGGTTCGACACCGTCCCACTCCTGGTTGATCGACTCATCGTCCATCAGTTCGACGCCGCGCGACCGTCTCCGGGCGGGATCGACAGTTGCCTGCGCGGGATCTGCCGGTATGCACCCGAGGGCATGTCGATCGCAATCGTGGGTGTCGATACCGGCGGCGGTCCTGAGGGCCGGGCCCTCGGCAGGTGGGAGAAGCACAGGTTCGACGATCGCGAGATCTGGTTCCTACCGGTCGCGAGTCTGGACCCAGGCAATCAGCGACGGCGGGTTCCGCACGCAGCACGGTTGGTCGCCGGAATGCTCCGCTACCGTCGTCGCCTGCCGAAGTCGATCTGGACCCAGGCGCACCGAATGGATACCGGGGTCGCGGTCCGTTTGATCTTCCGCCGCAAGTTTGCCTACTTCATCCACACGCAGGAGAGCGGCCTGACCGGCCAGACGTCGGACTCCGTCTGGCGAAGGCTCGGCTCGATCCACCATCGTTTGGAGCGCGGCAACGTAAAGCACGCCGACGACGTCGTCGTGTTCAACGAGGAGTTCGCCTCGTCGCTTACCGCCGAGTACCCCCAAGCTCGCTTCTCGCCCACCTGGTACGACCCAGCGATTCTCGGATCCGGACCCCGTGAGCCGTTCTCGATCGTGTGGGTCGGACGGCTGGAGGTTCCGAAGGACCCGATGCTCGCGGTGGAGACGATGAGGCAACTCGTCGAGCTGGACCCTCGACGACCATGGCGCCTCAGCCTGCTGGGCGACGGGACCGAGATGGAGAACCTTCGACAGCTCGCAGCCAAGCTCGGGGAGTCTGCGCCCTTCGAGCTTCTCGGGCGGGTCGCGCCCGAAGACGTCATGGACCGGTTGTCGAAGGCCTCACTGTTCCTCATGACATCCCACCCCGGTTACGAGGGTTACCCCAGGGTTCTCGTCGAGGCACTCGCTTCGGGACTACCTGCGGTCGTCACCGCAGGTTCGGACACCGGGTCACTCATCGACGACGGAGTGAACGGCTTCGTCACTAGCCGGGACCCGAAAGAGATCGCCTCGCGGCTTGTCCGCGCCCACGACCTGCACTCAGATGCTGCCCGCAACACCGCCGAGTCGCTCGCCGCGCCGGCCGTCATCGCCAGGATCTATACTTCCGGGCACGTGAGTTGA
- a CDS encoding polysaccharide pyruvyl transferase family protein: MTAQISRPENGGHSQRVLVRTLPLSTGNYGGILQAWALQQVLRDLGYEAAVDLSTTVLPPERLRRRFRRRAELLVAHWAPKGWAPEPATKRALRPYVHQQILQFLDRLETAHLYDEGGRIDLDLVRATDAFVVGSDQIWRADYGDVASYLLDGVPADHPGPRIAFAASFGVDTPSPRLQNHRSAAASLTSVSVREDSGVAACRQLWGVEATRMVDPTMLIPASRYVDELSAAERTDGGLVTYVLDWDETKRAIVEDCAQRLGVPARQILPMTIPGYRQVRADPSRYWYPSVEEWLTDLSSADFIITDSFHGTVFAILFNKPFLVIPNVERGTARFDTILRLFGLRNRLVTDRHAAQIASEGSINWPDVNARLQSERKRALDFLAVGLKSPVQADLPPSSERPEE, from the coding sequence ATGACGGCGCAGATCAGTCGGCCCGAGAATGGCGGTCACAGCCAGCGTGTGCTTGTGCGCACACTTCCGCTGTCCACCGGCAACTACGGAGGGATCCTCCAGGCCTGGGCGTTGCAGCAGGTGCTGAGGGACCTGGGCTACGAGGCCGCCGTCGATCTCTCAACCACCGTCTTGCCGCCAGAGAGGCTCCGACGGCGCTTCCGGCGCCGAGCAGAGCTGCTGGTCGCACATTGGGCGCCGAAAGGTTGGGCCCCAGAGCCCGCCACCAAGCGAGCCTTGCGCCCCTATGTACACCAGCAAATTTTGCAGTTCCTCGACCGTCTGGAAACCGCGCACCTATATGACGAGGGTGGCCGAATCGACCTGGACCTCGTGCGCGCGACCGATGCCTTCGTCGTCGGAAGCGATCAGATTTGGCGTGCCGACTACGGGGATGTCGCCTCCTACCTTCTTGATGGCGTCCCAGCTGATCACCCAGGCCCCCGGATCGCCTTTGCCGCGTCGTTCGGCGTGGACACGCCGTCACCCCGACTCCAGAACCATCGATCCGCCGCTGCGTCCCTCACCTCAGTCTCGGTACGCGAGGACTCGGGAGTCGCAGCATGCCGCCAACTGTGGGGGGTCGAGGCAACCCGCATGGTTGATCCCACGATGCTGATCCCCGCAAGCCGCTACGTGGACGAATTGTCTGCGGCCGAGCGAACCGATGGAGGGCTTGTCACCTACGTCCTCGACTGGGACGAGACCAAACGTGCGATCGTCGAGGACTGCGCCCAACGTCTCGGGGTTCCGGCTCGACAGATCCTGCCGATGACAATTCCCGGTTATCGTCAGGTGCGGGCCGACCCCTCGCGATACTGGTACCCGAGTGTGGAGGAGTGGCTGACTGACCTCAGCTCGGCCGACTTCATCATCACCGACTCGTTCCACGGGACCGTGTTCGCGATCCTATTCAACAAGCCGTTCCTGGTCATTCCGAACGTCGAGCGCGGCACCGCTCGATTCGACACCATCCTTCGTTTGTTCGGGCTACGGAACCGGCTGGTGACAGACCGGCACGCAGCGCAAATCGCCTCTGAGGGGTCGATCAACTGGCCGGATGTCAACGCCAGACTTCAGTCCGAACGCAAGAGAGCTTTGGACTTCCTCGCTGTGGGGCTCAAGAGCCCGGTTCAGGCTGATCTTCCACCTTCTTCCGAACGCCCCGAGGAATGA
- a CDS encoding lipopolysaccharide biosynthesis protein — MSDTLQRGVRGASVTLGGQGALLLIQLAGTIALSRLLSPDDFGLFALVLVFMAFGELLRDMGMPAAALQAKSLSHQQASNIFWVSAALSTAAGVALVVATPLLVGIYDEPRLSLVAPTMALVLLVSGLQAQYQVRLARAMRFTDIVIANVVARLAGLCIGIVGAVAGLSYWALVLQAVGSAVLSLLLLLFMARWLPSRPRRNSGSRELLRAGGHLGGAQLLGYAADNVDTLVIGWHFGPSVLGFYNRAFQLFMAPLNTAFNPLVRVIVPTVNRAVEEGKRASQILLRVQLGLCGLVIWVLLVTATTAPWLVPALLGEQWSNVVTLLQILAIGGAFRALSQTNYWTYLVENQSKELLLSNAISKPLQIVLVFGAAFVSVEAVAWAYAIGRALTWPFNLVWMLRISRDYSWQFGLNGARLLLAAGGSFAASSWVLDQSALTALAAIGLGTLLSTVIFGLLLVLAPGGRRELAGVASIAQALRTRATSPVVEP, encoded by the coding sequence ATGAGTGACACCCTGCAGCGCGGCGTTCGCGGCGCGAGCGTGACCCTCGGCGGCCAGGGCGCGCTGCTCCTGATCCAGCTCGCGGGGACCATTGCCCTCTCGCGCCTACTCAGCCCGGATGACTTCGGCCTGTTCGCACTCGTGCTTGTCTTCATGGCCTTCGGCGAGCTGCTTCGTGACATGGGAATGCCCGCCGCCGCGCTCCAGGCCAAGTCGCTCAGTCACCAGCAGGCATCGAACATCTTCTGGGTGTCAGCCGCGCTCAGCACCGCGGCTGGCGTGGCCCTGGTCGTGGCGACCCCGCTCCTGGTCGGAATCTACGATGAGCCCAGGCTTTCCCTGGTGGCCCCGACGATGGCGCTCGTACTCCTCGTGAGCGGGCTTCAAGCGCAGTACCAGGTCCGGCTCGCCCGAGCAATGCGCTTCACCGACATCGTGATCGCCAACGTGGTGGCGCGACTGGCAGGCTTGTGTATCGGCATCGTGGGAGCGGTCGCGGGCCTGAGTTACTGGGCGCTGGTGCTCCAGGCCGTCGGGAGCGCGGTCCTTTCTCTCCTCCTTCTGCTGTTCATGGCGAGGTGGCTACCAAGCAGACCTCGGAGGAACAGCGGCTCCAGAGAACTCCTCCGCGCCGGTGGACACCTCGGCGGTGCCCAGCTACTGGGATACGCCGCAGACAACGTCGACACCCTGGTCATCGGCTGGCACTTCGGACCATCGGTCCTGGGCTTCTACAACCGCGCGTTCCAATTGTTCATGGCGCCACTGAACACTGCGTTCAACCCGCTGGTGCGCGTCATCGTCCCAACCGTCAACCGCGCTGTCGAGGAGGGAAAGCGCGCGAGCCAGATCCTCCTGCGTGTGCAGCTCGGACTATGTGGCCTGGTGATCTGGGTCCTCCTGGTGACCGCCACTACTGCGCCGTGGCTGGTTCCCGCGCTGTTGGGAGAACAATGGTCGAACGTGGTCACGCTGCTACAGATCTTGGCGATCGGTGGCGCGTTCCGAGCCTTGAGCCAGACCAACTACTGGACCTACCTCGTCGAGAATCAGTCGAAGGAGCTCCTGCTCAGCAACGCGATCAGTAAGCCCCTACAGATCGTCCTCGTCTTCGGCGCCGCATTCGTGAGTGTCGAGGCGGTCGCGTGGGCCTACGCGATCGGACGGGCACTCACCTGGCCGTTCAACTTGGTGTGGATGCTCCGCATCTCCCGCGACTACTCCTGGCAGTTCGGCCTCAACGGCGCTCGTCTTCTGCTGGCAGCCGGAGGATCGTTCGCCGCTAGTTCGTGGGTCCTCGACCAGAGCGCCCTTACGGCGCTCGCCGCCATCGGCTTGGGAACCCTGCTCAGCACCGTCATATTCGGCCTTCTCCTGGTGCTTGCACCCGGAGGTCGTCGTGAGCTCGCTGGAGTCGCATCGATCGCACAAGCGCTCCGGACGCGTGCGACGTCGCCAGTGGTCGAGCCGTGA
- the menD gene encoding 2-succinyl-5-enolpyruvyl-6-hydroxy-3-cyclohexene-1-carboxylic-acid synthase, with protein MYSDDPLILELLALLKSHGVSRVVIAPGSRHYPIARSLESDDYFTLHSVVDERSAGFFALGLIQASRSPVATLCTSGTAAVNLGSAVVEAFYQRLPLLVMTADRLPQLLGQMEDQMIDQTELFKNSVRSRALLRAGGSDLDRWYNNRSINTALLALTHAGGGPVHLNIPIASHSKGVTYTTSTLPRVRVIRRSEEPSPDEWAAVAERLDGKRVLVVWGQGASRDLRVEDALKQFADAYDVAVMVDHLSAVDHDSRIPRPYALLMSGASRSPQLVPDIVITVGGNTFFVDQLKRLIVGASVEHWRVHPDGEVVDPFQRLTDVFQCGAAHFFTNAVGAQVAASRGRSYASAVREIALAVPEPDEPYGELAVISAFLKSLPAGCVLHLANSAPIRMAHLYDLDPSITVLSNRGVNGIDGSMSTALGFAAADERLNFLLVGDLSFFYDMNALWIRDRARNLRILLINNGGGALMHAAPLTPDRAEQGARHISAGHAATAKGWVESLGITYSAVRTDAEVAAAIAQLTDATRIDGVVVEIFTEKVADIEQFKAYQAAIFGVSTGLSTSQKIRRLGGKVLRRLGLR; from the coding sequence GTGTACTCCGACGACCCACTGATCCTAGAGCTCCTAGCCCTCCTGAAGAGCCACGGCGTAAGCCGTGTCGTCATTGCCCCCGGGTCACGGCACTACCCGATTGCGAGGAGCCTGGAGAGCGACGACTACTTCACGCTCCATTCGGTCGTCGACGAACGGTCGGCGGGATTCTTCGCGCTCGGCTTGATTCAAGCGTCGAGGTCCCCTGTTGCCACGCTGTGCACCTCAGGGACAGCGGCCGTCAATCTGGGATCCGCGGTCGTCGAGGCGTTTTACCAACGTCTCCCACTCCTGGTCATGACGGCTGACCGACTGCCTCAGTTACTGGGTCAGATGGAGGACCAGATGATCGATCAGACGGAGCTCTTCAAGAACTCCGTCCGAAGCCGGGCGCTTCTCCGGGCAGGGGGTTCCGATCTGGATCGCTGGTACAACAATCGGTCCATCAACACGGCACTCCTCGCTCTCACTCACGCAGGCGGCGGGCCGGTCCACCTGAACATTCCGATCGCCAGCCATTCCAAGGGCGTCACCTATACGACCAGCACTTTGCCTCGGGTACGGGTAATCCGCCGTAGCGAAGAGCCCTCGCCCGACGAATGGGCGGCAGTGGCCGAGCGGCTCGACGGAAAGCGCGTTCTGGTTGTCTGGGGTCAGGGCGCATCGCGCGATCTTCGTGTCGAGGACGCTCTCAAGCAGTTCGCCGACGCCTATGACGTCGCGGTTATGGTGGACCACCTGTCGGCTGTCGATCACGACTCGCGCATCCCCCGGCCATACGCCCTCCTGATGAGCGGCGCCTCTCGCTCTCCGCAGCTCGTCCCCGACATTGTCATCACCGTCGGTGGCAACACGTTCTTCGTGGATCAGCTGAAGCGGCTCATCGTCGGCGCTTCGGTCGAGCACTGGCGTGTGCATCCGGACGGAGAGGTCGTCGACCCGTTCCAGAGGTTGACTGACGTCTTCCAGTGTGGGGCTGCTCATTTCTTCACCAATGCCGTCGGCGCCCAAGTCGCTGCGAGCCGCGGGCGCAGCTACGCGAGTGCGGTCCGTGAGATAGCGCTAGCTGTCCCGGAGCCCGATGAACCCTACGGCGAGCTGGCGGTCATCTCGGCGTTCCTAAAGTCCCTTCCAGCGGGCTGTGTCCTGCACCTCGCCAACAGCGCTCCGATCAGAATGGCGCATCTCTACGACCTCGATCCGAGCATCACTGTCTTGTCGAACCGCGGAGTCAACGGTATCGACGGCTCAATGTCGACGGCCTTGGGGTTCGCAGCCGCAGATGAACGCCTCAACTTTCTCTTGGTCGGCGACCTGTCGTTCTTCTACGACATGAACGCACTTTGGATCCGTGATCGCGCACGGAACCTGCGGATCCTGCTCATCAACAACGGTGGCGGAGCACTGATGCACGCCGCGCCTCTGACGCCCGACCGTGCTGAACAGGGAGCCCGCCACATTTCGGCCGGTCACGCCGCGACTGCCAAGGGGTGGGTCGAGTCACTGGGCATCACCTACTCCGCTGTCCGGACGGATGCTGAGGTTGCGGCCGCCATCGCTCAGCTCACCGATGCGACGCGCATCGATGGCGTGGTAGTGGAGATCTTCACCGAGAAGGTTGCTGATATCGAGCAGTTCAAGGCCTATCAAGCGGCAATCTTCGGCGTGAGCACTGGGCTCTCCACGAGTCAGAAGATCCGTCGCCTTGGGGGCAAGGTACTGCGACGACTCGGCCTTCGCTGA
- a CDS encoding WecB/TagA/CpsF family glycosyltransferase: MSVRRSLEGDLLLGGSPLFVGTRDELVDCLDSWSRSGTPELVVTPNVDHAINLGEDDRYAKVYERAVLRLIDGAPLLWLARLIGFKNVQKFSGSDLIGICASVALARGWRVVLIGGDSDLCKLALDRLQASHAYADDTFAALPVPFLSTPDAPASRRTIEELTTLVPSIVFVCLGSPKQELWFEAWAAHLPPAVYVGAGATIEFVAGTKKRAPRIIQILGLEWTWRLALEPHRLWRRYLVKGPRFLPIVVRSLLERNVK, from the coding sequence GTGAGCGTTCGCCGGTCACTAGAAGGTGACCTTCTCTTGGGGGGCTCACCACTCTTCGTCGGTACACGCGACGAGCTCGTCGACTGCCTGGATTCCTGGAGCCGGAGCGGTACGCCAGAACTTGTGGTCACGCCGAACGTTGATCATGCGATTAACCTGGGCGAGGACGATCGATACGCGAAGGTCTACGAGCGCGCGGTCCTGCGGCTCATTGACGGAGCGCCCCTCTTGTGGCTGGCCCGTCTGATCGGCTTCAAGAACGTCCAGAAGTTCTCCGGGTCCGACCTCATCGGGATCTGCGCTTCGGTCGCGCTCGCCCGCGGTTGGCGCGTGGTGCTGATCGGCGGCGACTCGGACCTCTGCAAACTGGCCCTCGACAGGCTGCAAGCGAGCCACGCATATGCCGATGACACCTTTGCAGCACTTCCCGTCCCTTTCCTCTCGACCCCCGACGCCCCTGCCTCTCGCAGGACGATCGAGGAGCTAACCACGCTGGTCCCAAGCATCGTCTTCGTATGCCTCGGTTCGCCTAAGCAGGAACTGTGGTTCGAGGCCTGGGCCGCCCACCTACCTCCGGCCGTCTACGTCGGCGCGGGTGCGACCATCGAGTTCGTCGCGGGAACCAAGAAGCGCGCACCACGCATCATCCAGATACTCGGTCTCGAGTGGACGTGGCGACTTGCCCTCGAACCTCATCGTCTCTGGCGCCGTTATCTGGTGAAGGGGCCCCGGTTCCTCCCAATCGTAGTCCGGTCCCTCCTCGAAAGGAACGTGAAGTGA
- a CDS encoding SDR family NAD(P)-dependent oxidoreductase, with translation MTETERPLAGKVAVVTGGSGALGRAICIRLATHGAHVHVLGRDAARLSDVIREIESLDGSAEAHQVDLLSDAAVTAFFAGVPNLDILVNNAGGSSREAHALLWEQSLDVIDEIVATNLRAAMMCTMRASATMVASGSPGSILLIGSTVGVGGKARFSDYAATKAALFGYTRSAALELGPMGVTINCLSPGVIPRGDLLESEITKERAKNVLGRIGTSEDVAELASFLVSDRAAFITGQNFIVDGGRSLGLFGDS, from the coding sequence GTGACTGAAACCGAGCGTCCACTCGCCGGGAAGGTAGCCGTCGTCACTGGCGGAAGCGGGGCCCTCGGCCGGGCCATCTGTATCCGTCTCGCCACCCATGGCGCACACGTGCATGTCCTGGGGAGGGACGCCGCCCGGCTCTCCGACGTCATCCGTGAGATCGAGTCGCTCGACGGTTCAGCCGAGGCCCATCAGGTCGATCTGCTCTCGGACGCAGCGGTCACCGCATTCTTCGCCGGCGTCCCGAACCTGGACATTCTGGTCAACAACGCCGGGGGGAGCTCACGCGAGGCTCACGCCCTCCTATGGGAGCAGAGCCTGGACGTCATCGACGAGATCGTCGCCACCAACCTCCGAGCCGCCATGATGTGCACCATGCGGGCGAGCGCCACGATGGTGGCCAGCGGTTCACCCGGCAGCATTCTGCTGATCGGATCGACCGTCGGTGTAGGCGGCAAGGCACGCTTCTCCGACTACGCCGCTACCAAGGCCGCACTGTTCGGCTACACACGATCCGCAGCGCTTGAGCTCGGGCCGATGGGCGTGACGATCAACTGTCTGTCGCCGGGAGTCATCCCGCGCGGCGACCTGCTCGAATCGGAGATCACCAAGGAGAGGGCGAAGAACGTGCTCGGGCGAATTGGAACCTCTGAGGACGTTGCTGAACTCGCCTCCTTCCTGGTCAGTGACCGTGCTGCCTTCATCACTGGTCAGAACTTCATCGTCGATGGCGGACGATCACTCGGCCTGTTCGGCGATTCATGA